Proteins encoded in a region of the Marinobacter arenosus genome:
- a CDS encoding FAD-binding oxidoreductase, protein MRRWNGWGDETFNMALPQEGNEFLSKRIGAGKPLPDATLQDVCDRVPESRLPSLPDQRLDNLIDSGPEARVRHARGQSLADWLAMRSGEFGVFPDGVAFPRSSRDIQALLQFASENDVHLIPYGGGTSVAGHINPIAADNPVLTVDMGEMNRLTDLDRESQIATFGAGTPGPLVESQLRAHGYTLGHFPQSFELSTIGGWVASRSSGQQSLRYGRIEQLFAGGRVETLQGTLDLPTIPASSAGPDIREMILGSEGRLGLITEVKVRVSRLPEHESFHVVFFPSWESARAACQQLVQNRTQLSMLRLSNAVETETQLALAGHPRLIGLLEQYLSLRGSGEGKCMMTFGLTGSRRQCKSARSEARRICSEYGGVYTGTHLGAKWAEKRFTMPYLREALWELGYAVDTLETATDWDNVDNLLGLMENNLRHGLDDRNESVHVFTHLSHFYGQGCSIYTTYVFRVAESYEETLARWKSLKHSTSELIVANRGTISHQHGVGKDHAPFLPVEKGELGMLAIRSLCNTFDPDALLNPGTLVEGP, encoded by the coding sequence ATGCGACGCTGGAACGGCTGGGGTGACGAAACGTTCAATATGGCGCTGCCGCAGGAGGGCAACGAATTTCTGTCCAAGCGCATCGGTGCCGGGAAGCCGCTTCCGGATGCCACTCTCCAAGACGTGTGCGACCGCGTGCCCGAATCCAGACTCCCCTCGCTGCCAGACCAGCGGCTCGACAACCTGATTGACTCCGGGCCCGAAGCGCGGGTGCGGCATGCCCGCGGGCAAAGCCTTGCGGACTGGCTGGCCATGCGCAGCGGAGAGTTCGGCGTCTTCCCCGATGGTGTCGCGTTCCCCCGCTCCAGCCGCGACATACAGGCCCTGCTCCAGTTCGCAAGCGAGAATGATGTCCACCTCATTCCCTACGGTGGAGGCACCAGCGTTGCAGGCCATATCAATCCAATTGCGGCAGACAACCCGGTTCTGACCGTCGATATGGGCGAAATGAATCGACTCACCGATCTGGACCGGGAAAGTCAGATTGCAACCTTCGGCGCCGGGACACCCGGCCCGCTGGTGGAATCTCAGCTCCGTGCCCACGGTTATACGCTCGGTCATTTTCCCCAATCGTTTGAGCTGTCCACGATCGGCGGTTGGGTGGCATCCCGATCCAGTGGGCAACAGTCTCTCCGGTATGGGCGGATCGAACAACTGTTTGCAGGCGGGCGGGTTGAAACCCTTCAGGGAACCCTGGACCTGCCAACCATCCCAGCCTCCAGTGCGGGCCCAGACATCCGGGAGATGATACTGGGCTCGGAAGGCCGGCTCGGGCTGATAACCGAGGTCAAGGTTCGAGTCAGCCGGCTACCCGAGCACGAGAGCTTTCACGTCGTGTTCTTCCCCAGCTGGGAAAGCGCCCGGGCCGCCTGCCAGCAATTGGTCCAGAATCGGACACAGCTGTCGATGCTGCGCCTCAGCAACGCCGTTGAAACGGAAACCCAACTGGCCCTTGCGGGCCACCCCCGATTGATTGGCCTGCTGGAGCAATACCTGTCCCTTCGTGGTTCCGGCGAGGGCAAATGCATGATGACCTTTGGCCTGACCGGCAGCCGCCGGCAATGCAAAAGTGCCCGGTCAGAGGCCCGCCGAATCTGCTCGGAATACGGGGGCGTTTATACCGGTACACACCTGGGCGCTAAATGGGCTGAGAAACGGTTTACTATGCCCTACCTCCGGGAGGCGCTGTGGGAGCTTGGCTATGCCGTCGACACCCTGGAAACCGCAACCGACTGGGATAATGTCGATAACCTGCTTGGGCTAATGGAAAATAACCTGAGGCATGGCCTCGACGACAGGAACGAATCCGTCCATGTTTTCACCCATCTCTCCCATTTTTATGGCCAGGGATGCAGCATCTACACCACTTACGTGTTCCGGGTCGCGGAGTCCTATGAAGAGACATTGGCGCGCTGGAAGTCTCTCAAGCACAGCACGTCCGAACTGATCGTCGCCAATCGGGGCACCATCAGTCACCAACATGGTGTGGGCAAGGATCATGCGCCCTTTCTGCCGGTTGAGAAGGGAGAACTGGGCATGCTGGCCATCCGGTCACTGTGCAACACCTTCGACCCGGACGCCCTGCTGAATCCCGGAACCCTGGTGGAAGGACCATGA
- a CDS encoding transglutaminase-like cysteine peptidase, translating into MVTAASAFRRRTTIMPALLLATAVFGALELSSRLMTYVQEEFGSEAHERLENWQRLHTLAANAPVDRQLQLVNRFFNRVRFVSDIEHWGEEDYWATPVEFLTTNAGDCEDFSIAKYLTLKSMGVPDDQMRVVYVKALDLNQAHMVLAWYPEPDADPLILDNLINEIKPASQRTDLEPVYSFNGEGLWLNNTGGERKRIGEAQKLSRWQELNDRLIDSLRP; encoded by the coding sequence ATGGTTACGGCGGCTTCAGCGTTCCGGCGTCGAACCACTATAATGCCTGCACTCCTTCTGGCTACTGCGGTTTTCGGCGCCCTGGAACTCAGCAGCCGGCTGATGACCTACGTTCAGGAAGAGTTCGGCTCGGAAGCTCACGAGCGCCTGGAGAACTGGCAACGGCTCCATACCCTCGCGGCCAACGCACCCGTTGACCGCCAGCTCCAGCTCGTGAACCGGTTTTTCAATCGGGTACGGTTTGTCAGTGACATAGAGCACTGGGGCGAAGAGGACTACTGGGCCACGCCTGTTGAGTTTCTCACCACAAATGCCGGCGATTGTGAGGATTTCTCCATCGCCAAATACCTTACCCTGAAATCCATGGGGGTCCCTGACGATCAGATGCGAGTGGTTTACGTAAAGGCCCTGGACTTGAACCAGGCTCACATGGTGCTTGCCTGGTACCCGGAGCCGGATGCCGACCCTCTCATTCTGGACAACCTTATAAACGAGATTAAACCTGCATCCCAACGCACTGATCTTGAACCGGTTTACAGTTTCAACGGTGAAGGCCTCTGGCTGAACAATACAGGTGGCGAGCGGAAACGGATCGGGGAAGCTCAGAAGCTTTCCAGATGGCAGGAACTCAACGACCGATTGATCGATTCACTCAGACCCTGA
- a CDS encoding type II secretion system protein N, protein MPLYNERLPLLLALVAGAAMVGVTAWQIYSFVLTKNQPAVLSDTQPITRDASATGEPPEIDLASLTLFGIAGEDGAAQPEETENLPETNLRLYLRGVLAADGEFPGSALIEDQKGNTEAYPVGDELPGNATLRSVHPNRVVIERGGKLENLFFPENEDRSGMSFAASDQEEDPQSTPVSRSSSPAQQSSPVANDEQRREEIRRRLEQLRERLRNNSN, encoded by the coding sequence ATGCCCTTATACAATGAACGGCTTCCCCTACTTCTCGCCCTCGTCGCGGGCGCGGCCATGGTGGGTGTGACAGCCTGGCAGATCTATAGTTTCGTGTTGACCAAAAACCAGCCCGCCGTCCTGAGCGACACCCAACCGATCACCCGGGATGCGTCGGCAACGGGTGAGCCACCGGAGATTGATCTGGCCTCGTTAACCCTGTTCGGCATTGCCGGCGAGGATGGCGCTGCGCAACCGGAGGAAACCGAGAACCTGCCGGAAACCAACCTGCGCCTTTACCTGAGGGGGGTTCTTGCCGCAGACGGTGAATTTCCCGGCAGCGCACTTATTGAGGACCAGAAAGGCAACACCGAAGCCTACCCCGTGGGTGACGAATTACCGGGCAATGCCACCCTTCGTTCCGTGCACCCCAACCGAGTCGTCATAGAGAGGGGTGGCAAGCTCGAAAACCTCTTCTTCCCGGAAAATGAGGATCGGTCGGGCATGTCGTTCGCAGCAAGCGATCAAGAGGAGGACCCGCAGTCGACCCCGGTTTCACGGTCGTCCTCTCCCGCCCAACAGTCCTCACCGGTCGCAAACGATGAACAGCGCAGAGAGGAAATTCGCCGGCGCCTTGAGCAGCTCAGGGAACGCCTCCGGAACAACAGTAACTGA
- the gspE gene encoding type II secretion system ATPase GspE — MTTESEFQQQDAPLGRLPFTFAKRNGVILTRSDDGDPIILIRPGASHSALAEANRVSGGRAKFSTIDPDRFDHALNAAYQNDSAEAMQMVEGIGDDMDLASLADSVPETEDLLEQEDDAPIIRLINAILTEAVKTSASDVHIETYEKRLVVRFRVDGVLREVVQPKRALAPLLVSRIKVMAKLDIAEKRVPQDGRIALRVAGREVDIRVSTMPSSSGERVVLRLLDKQAGAIRLESLGMSDDDLKVLRKLIYRPYGILLVTGPTGSGKSTTLYASLQEINDRSRNILTVEDPIEYNLPGIGQTQVNPKVDMTFARGLRAILRQDPDVVMIGEIRDLETAEIAVQASLTGHLVLSTLHTNTAVGAITRLMDMGIEPFLISSSLVGIVAQRLVRVLCKECREPYTPTEEHCEFLQLDPAMPPTIYRAKGCEHCNDLGYRGRIGIYEVVEINDEISALIHKRAGELDLEREARRRGPSIHADGVQKILDGVTSVEEVLRVTHRSP, encoded by the coding sequence TTGACTACAGAATCCGAATTTCAGCAGCAGGATGCTCCGCTGGGCCGTCTTCCTTTCACGTTCGCCAAACGCAACGGCGTGATACTGACACGCTCTGACGATGGCGATCCAATCATACTGATTCGGCCCGGAGCCTCTCATTCGGCGCTCGCTGAAGCCAACCGGGTGAGCGGTGGCCGTGCGAAATTTTCCACCATCGATCCAGACCGGTTTGATCACGCGTTGAATGCCGCCTACCAGAACGATTCTGCGGAAGCCATGCAGATGGTAGAAGGCATCGGTGATGATATGGATTTGGCGTCGCTGGCGGATTCCGTACCGGAAACCGAGGATCTGCTTGAGCAAGAAGACGACGCGCCAATCATCCGCCTGATTAATGCGATTCTGACGGAAGCGGTCAAAACCAGCGCCTCGGATGTCCATATCGAAACCTATGAGAAGCGATTGGTCGTCCGGTTCCGGGTCGACGGGGTTCTGAGAGAGGTGGTTCAGCCCAAGCGCGCGCTCGCGCCGCTGCTGGTGTCGCGGATCAAAGTGATGGCCAAGCTCGACATCGCCGAAAAGCGGGTGCCCCAGGACGGTCGTATTGCGTTGCGCGTGGCCGGTCGGGAAGTGGATATCCGGGTCTCAACAATGCCGTCCTCTAGTGGCGAGCGCGTCGTATTGCGTCTGCTGGACAAGCAGGCGGGTGCGATTCGTCTGGAATCGCTGGGCATGTCGGACGATGACCTGAAGGTACTTCGGAAGCTGATTTACCGTCCTTATGGCATCCTTCTGGTGACGGGGCCGACCGGTTCCGGTAAATCAACCACACTCTATGCCTCGCTGCAGGAAATCAACGACCGCAGCCGTAATATCCTGACCGTTGAGGACCCGATCGAGTACAACCTTCCGGGGATTGGTCAGACCCAGGTCAATCCCAAGGTCGATATGACCTTCGCCCGGGGATTGCGGGCCATTCTTCGCCAGGATCCCGATGTGGTTATGATCGGTGAGATCCGGGACCTTGAAACCGCAGAAATTGCTGTCCAGGCGAGTCTGACCGGTCACCTCGTGTTGTCCACTTTGCACACCAATACCGCTGTCGGTGCGATAACGCGCTTGATGGATATGGGCATTGAGCCATTCCTGATTTCGTCGAGCCTGGTGGGCATCGTCGCCCAGCGCCTGGTCCGGGTATTGTGCAAGGAATGCCGGGAGCCTTATACCCCGACGGAGGAACATTGCGAGTTCCTTCAGCTTGATCCGGCCATGCCCCCCACCATCTACCGTGCCAAAGGTTGCGAGCACTGCAACGACCTGGGCTACCGCGGCCGAATCGGTATCTATGAGGTGGTGGAAATCAACGACGAGATCAGCGCACTGATCCATAAGCGGGCGGGCGAACTCGATCTGGAGCGCGAAGCCCGCCGGCGTGGTCCGAGCATCCACGCGGATGGTGTGCAGAAGATACTGGATGGCGTGACCAGCGTGGAAGAGGTTCTGCGCGTCACCCATCGGAGTCCCTGA
- the gspF gene encoding type II secretion system inner membrane protein GspF, whose protein sequence is MPAYDYKALDARGKQKHGVMEADAPRAVRQQLREKGMTPLAVEPSTEKQARSNPLSSRGSLAAADLALVTRQLSTLIQSGIPVEQALSAAAQQSSKPRIRSMLIAIRAKVMEGYTLADSLGEFPRAFPRLYRSTVSAGEHAGHLDLVLNRLADYTESRQEARQKIQLAAIYPIILSVVAISIVVFLLTYVVPDIIEVFVKQGQQLPALTTAMLTVSEFLADYGVYLLILLIGAVVAFRIALSKPGFRMRFHKRLLHLPLVAGMVRGVSTARYASTLSILTTSGVPLVEAMRIAGEVLSNDFLRSELRVAARKVSEGGSLHRSLDQTGYFPPMMLHMIASGEASGELDSMLERTARMQENTLQSKIAAIVGLFEPMMLLIMGVVVLIIVLAIMLPILNMSNLVG, encoded by the coding sequence ATGCCGGCATACGATTACAAAGCGCTTGATGCCCGGGGCAAACAGAAACACGGGGTAATGGAGGCAGACGCGCCTCGCGCTGTGCGTCAACAGCTTCGGGAAAAGGGCATGACGCCGCTTGCCGTTGAGCCTTCAACGGAGAAACAGGCGCGTTCCAACCCGCTCAGCAGTCGTGGCTCTCTGGCTGCAGCCGATCTGGCGCTGGTCACCCGGCAACTCTCGACGCTGATTCAGTCAGGCATTCCCGTGGAACAGGCGCTGTCTGCGGCGGCCCAGCAATCCTCAAAGCCCAGGATCCGCAGCATGCTGATCGCAATTCGGGCAAAGGTCATGGAAGGGTACACCCTGGCGGACAGTCTCGGGGAATTCCCGAGAGCGTTTCCCCGTCTGTACCGGTCCACTGTGTCGGCCGGCGAGCACGCGGGTCACCTTGATCTGGTGCTTAACAGGTTGGCGGATTACACCGAAAGCCGGCAGGAAGCGCGCCAGAAAATTCAGTTGGCCGCCATCTACCCGATCATTCTCAGTGTGGTCGCCATTTCCATCGTTGTGTTTCTGCTTACGTACGTCGTCCCGGACATCATCGAAGTGTTCGTTAAGCAGGGGCAGCAGCTTCCCGCACTCACGACAGCCATGTTGACGGTCTCGGAATTTCTCGCGGATTACGGTGTCTACCTTCTGATTCTCCTGATTGGCGCGGTGGTCGCGTTTCGAATCGCCCTGAGCAAGCCGGGTTTCCGGATGCGTTTTCACAAGCGGCTTTTGCATCTGCCCCTGGTGGCCGGAATGGTCCGGGGCGTGAGTACAGCCCGTTACGCCAGTACGCTCAGCATCCTGACAACCAGTGGCGTCCCCCTGGTGGAAGCCATGCGGATTGCCGGGGAGGTATTATCGAACGATTTCCTGCGCAGTGAATTGCGGGTTGCTGCCCGGAAGGTCAGTGAGGGGGGATCCTTGCACCGGTCCCTTGATCAGACCGGATATTTCCCGCCCATGATGCTGCACATGATTGCCAGTGGCGAGGCCAGCGGAGAATTGGACAGCATGCTGGAACGGACCGCCCGCATGCAGGAAAACACGCTTCAGTCCAAGATTGCCGCCATCGTCGGCCTGTTTGAACCGATGATGTTGCTCATCATGGGGGTGGTGGTGCTGATTATTGTGCTGGCCATCATGCTGCCTATTCTGAACATGAGTAACCTGGTGGGTTAA